Within the Deltaproteobacteria bacterium genome, the region TTACATAAGCCATTTTTTTACGTTAAGATGTCGATAACCGTACTTAGCTCAAGAAAAAGGACAATTTAAATGTCAATTGGATCAAAAGCTGTCCTCATCGTTGACGACATGAGAATGACACGTATGAAGCTTCGTAAAATCTGTACGGAACTTGGCATCACGAAAATCGGCGAAGCAGTTGATGGAATGCAGGCACTCGAAATGATGAGCACGGCAAAACCTGATTTACTTTTGTCGGACTGGAACATGCCTAATTTATCTGGCATCGAACTGATTCAAAAAATTCGCGACAATCCGGCGTTGTCGGATCTGCCAGTAATTTTCATCACTGCGGAAGCCGAAAAAAATTCAATCATTAAATCACTGCAATTTGGTGTGGCCGACTATATTTTAAAGCCATTCAACGATGACAACGTGAAGGCAAAAATCTGTTCAGCACTTAACGTGGCTATTCCACAGAACTAAAGACGGAATATGAGCAGTGACGTAAACCAGTTTGGCAGCAAAACAGTTCAAGGTGTTCACTACATCAAGTTCCCTAGCCAGGTAACAGATGATGCAATTCCAAAACTCATCGAAGATTTTCGGCAGTGGGCAAAAATGGAAGTCCAAGTTCATATTTTGGACTTCGGACGATTGAACGACGCAAACGAGGATTTTTATCGCGCGATTCAGGGCTTTGAGGTTTTGCTTCGCCTGCGGAATATGAAAATGCTTTCGATCAACCTTTCTGACTCAGTCAATCAGGCGATCGAAGATCTGCGACTAGAGTCCACGTTTAATCGGCTTCAAGAAGCCGAGCGCGCTGCTCCGAAAAAGAAATGGATGACGCAGAGTGCGCTTAAAAAGATGTTGTTTAGACATCTTGTGCAGGCAGCGCACAAGTCAGTTGAGGTAACGCTTCACTCGACTGTATCTTGCGATGAAAACTATCTGACCAAAGTTGAAGCAATTCCATATGACAAAGTAGATTTGATCTGTGTGATCTCGGCAAACAACGAGTTTTTGAAAGCTGACTTTCGCTTGCTTTCTTCGTTCACGGTCCTCGACCGTTTCGCGAAGACCATGTTGGGTAAAGAAGTGCAAGTAGACGACGAGATGCGCGAAAGTATGGCTTCAGAGCTATTGAACATGATCTACACCCAAGCAAAGTCCGGT harbors:
- a CDS encoding response regulator produces the protein MSIGSKAVLIVDDMRMTRMKLRKICTELGITKIGEAVDGMQALEMMSTAKPDLLLSDWNMPNLSGIELIQKIRDNPALSDLPVIFITAEAEKNSIIKSLQFGVADYILKPFNDDNVKAKICSALNVAIPQN